The sequence below is a genomic window from Natrinema salifodinae.
ACGGCGTCTACAACGCCCTGCTCAACCAGGGACTCGAGGGCACCCAGAAGAAGGTCGTGCTGGCGGTGCTGGTCATCGCCGGCCTCGCACTCATCGCACAGGGAACCTACGTCGCACTCACCATGAACGGGATGATCTGATATGAGCACGCAACAAGCCGAACCCGAGAGCCAGGAAGCACCGAAAGACCCGGAGATGCGAGGCGCGGAGTCGCCGGTCGACGAAAAGGAAAAAGAAGGCGGCATGATCGACCAGACGGCCGCCGACGAGTCGGAACTCGAGGGGGAGACGGTTCACATCAAAGTGTTCCGCTACGACCCCGAAGTCGAGGGCAAGCAGGAACCCCGCTTCGACGACTTCCACGTCCCCTTCGAGAAGGGGATGACCGTCCTCGACGCGGTCATGTACGCCCGCGACGAGTACGACTCCTCGCTGACCTTCCGTCACTCCTGTCGTCAGGCCGTCTGTGGCTCCGACGCCTTCTTCGTCAACGGCAAGCAGCGACTGGGCTGTAAGACCCAGATCGCCGACTTAGAGCAGCCGGTCCGCATCGAGCCGCTGCCCCACCAGGAGGTCGTCAAGGACCTGGTCGTCGATATGGACCACTTCTACGACCAGATGCACACGGTCGAGCCGTACTTCCAGGACGAGGACACGCCCGCCGCGGACGACCTAGAAGAGCAGCGCCAGAGCCCCGAGAACCGCGAGAAGATCAAGATGTCCTCGCGGTGTATCTGGTGTGGCGCCTGCATGTCCTCGTGTAACATCGCGGCCGGGGACAACGAGTACCTCGGCCCGGCGGCCATCAACAAGGCCTACAAGTTCGCGATGGACGACCGCGAGGGCGAGGAGATCAAGGAGCACCGACTCCGCATCTTGGAGCAGGAACACGGCGTCTGGCGGTGCCAGACCCAGTTCTCTTGTACCGAGGTGTGCCCGAAGGACATTCCGCTGACCGAGCACATTCAGGAGCTCAAGCGGGAAGCAGTCAAGAAGAACCTGAAGTTCTGGTAAGTATCCATGTACGAACACGACGTCATCGTGGTCGGCGCCGGCGGCGCCGGCCTCCGGGCCGCAATCGCAGCGCACGAGGCGGGCGCCGACACGGCGATCGTCTCGAAGCTCCACCCAGTCCGCAGCCACACCGGCGCGGCCGAGGGCGGCATCAACGCCGCCCTCCAGGAAGGCGACGACTGGGAGCTCCACGCCTACGACACCATGAAGGGGTCGGACTACCTCGGCGACGCGCCGGCGGTCGAGACCCTCGCCAAGAACGCCCCCGAGGAGACGATGAACCTCGAACACTGGGGGATGCCGTTCTCTCGCGAGGAGGACGGCCGCGTCTCCCAGCGGCCGTTCGGCGGCCTCTCGTACCCGCGGACCACCTACGCGGGCGCCGAGACGGGCCACCACCTGCTGCACACGATGTACGAGCAGGTCGTCAAGCGCGGCATCCAGGTCTACGACGAGTGGTACGTCATGGACCTGGCGACGACCGACGAATCCGACCCCAAGGACCGCGAGTGCCATGGAATCGTCGCCTACGACGTCCAGTCCGGCAAGGTTGAAGGCTTCAAGGCGAACAACGGCGTCGTCCTCGCGACCGGCGGCCCCGGCCAGGCCTTCGACCACACGACCAACGCCGTCTCCTGTACCGGCGACGGGCACGCGATGGCATATCGTGCAGGCGCGCCGCTGGAGGACATGGAGTTTATCCAGTTCCATCCGACCTCCCTCCCCTCGACCGGCGTCCTCATCTCTGAGGGCGTCCGCGGCGAGGGCGGCATCCTCTACAACAGCGAGGGCGAGCGGTTCATGTTCGAGCACGGCTACGCGAACAACTCCGGCGAGCTCGCCTCCCGCGACGTCGTCGCCCGTGCCGAACTGACCGAGGTTCAGGAAGGACGCGGCGTCGACGACGAGTACGTCCACCTCGACATGCGCCACTTAGGCGAGGAGCGCATCATGGACCGCCTCGAGAACATCCTCCACCTCGCCGAGGACTTCGAGGGCGTCGACGGCCTGGTCGAACCGATGCCGGTCAAGCCCGGTCAGCACTACGCCATGGGCGGCATCGAGGTCGACGAGGACGGACAGACCTGCGTCAGCGGCCTCTACGCGGCTGGTGAGTGCGCTTGCGTCTCCGTCCACGGCGGCAACCGTCTCGGCGGGAACGCGCTGCCCGAACTGATCGTCTTCGGCAAGCGCGCCGGTCGCCACGCCGCCGGCGAGGACCTCGGCGAGCCCGAGATCCGGACCGGCTACGGCGACGACGTCGAGGACGAGACCGAAACCGAGCTTCCGGTCCAGCCTGGCGAAGCCGGACTGGACACGACCGGCGGGGTCGCGGCGGACGGCGGCGTCACCGCCGACGCCGAGGGCCTCCTCGAGCGCGCCGTCGAACAGCAACGCGAGCGCGTCGACACGCTGATGGACCGGGACAGCGGCGTCCAGCACGCCGAGATCCGCCAGAAGCTCCAGAACGCGATGACCGACTACGTGAACGTCTTCCGGACGGAAGACGGCGTCAAGAAGGCCCTGGAGATCATCCGCGAGTGTCGCGAGGAGTACCAGAACGTCTACGTCGACGATCCGTCGCGGACGTTCAACACCGACCTCCAACAAACCATCGAGACGCGTAACCTGATCGACGTCGCCGAGTCGATCGCGCTCGGCGCGCTCGTCCGCGACGAGTTCCGCGGCGCCCACTGGCGTCAGGAACATCAGGAACGCAAGGACGAGGAGTGGCTCAAGCACACGCTGATCTCCTGGAACAACGGTGATCCGGATATCTTCTACCGTCCGGTCATCCTCGAGGGCGAGAACAAGACCTACGAGCCGAAAGAGCGCAGTTACTAACGCCGTTCGTCGGTTTTTTCGGCAGTATCGATACCGTTCACCACCGAACGAGTGGCGACGGTTTCGTATAGCACATCTATTCGGAGTTGCCAATCATCGGCCTTCTGAGCTATGAACACGGGCCACCAATCGCCGTCCACGTCGCAGCGATGATTTTTGTCCCCGGTATCTTTCAAGCGGAGCCCGGACAAGCAGTCAGCGATCGCGATACTACAGCCCGAGCGCGTCGAAGAGATCGATGCTGACGCCGGCGTACCCGATTACCTTGTAGCCGATGTAGATCCCGATAATCCCCATGATACCGGGGAGTTCGGGCGGCGCGGGAATCGGAATATTGAGAAACCGGAACAGAGCGCCAGTCAGCAACCCGGTCAACAACGCGAGAACGGTGATTGGCGTCGACATTCGTCCGGTAGCATTCTCGAGCGGGGTCACAAAAGCGACACGCATGGGGTAGCGCCGCCTCGTCGATCCGCTCCCCAACAGCCCTTGAGACAGTCACGACGATCGACTATATCGGAAAATCGGTTGCTCACCGGCGCGAGTGGCGACCACGTTTTGATTTCGACGATCGACGCGGTCGCCTTCGACACCTGAAACGCCCGCTTCGTCCCGTGGTTTTCGACGATTGTTGTAGCTGAGATTTATTATCGTCGAAATATTGTAGATCGAGTATGACCGCATCTGCGACGACGGATCTCGACGTGTCGATGCCGACCGATCTCGACTCCGCGCGAGCGAAGTTGGTCTACCTCTATCTCGCCGCCGGCGGCGGTGCGACCGCCGACGATCTCTGCGCCGACCTGGCGATCAAGAAGGGAACGGTCCTCTCGATTACCGGCACGCTCCGTGATCGCGGCCTCCTGAAGCGCCGTGACGGGCGGTACGAACTCGCGTAACGCTTGCAGTGTGCGAAACTGCGGGCTCTTACCCGTCAACGAGCGTATTTTCGGTCCGAGTCTCGCGTCCGTCGACGGCCGCGGCGTTCCGCGGCGAAGTCACCGGCACGACAGTCCACACACGAGCCGGCGATCGATCAGAGTTCGATCCGCTCGACCAGCTGTTCGCGGGTTTCGTTGGTGTTGACCGCGACGATTCGGATCTCGTCTTCGAGCCCGGAGCCCTCGAGCTTCGCTTTCAGTAAGTTATCGACCTGGTAGACGCCGGCGGCGTTCGTCATAGCGATTTCGACCAAGACGGGGCTGCTGTCGCCCTGCTGGAGCGAGACGCGACTGATCGCCTGGCTCGAGAGCGTGTTGATGCCGCGACCGCCGTGCTCGTAGGGGATCCGCGAGCGCCCGCTCTCCATGTCGAGGGCGTCGGCGACGCGGATGACGCCGGCTTCGGTCGTCAGCGGCGTCTCGGACCGGTGGTGACAGAGGATCGCGTGGAGAATCTCGCCTTTCATCCGGACGGATTCGGCGACGTCGTAGAACTCGGGGAGGATCCGATCGAGGATGTCGGCGGCCAGCGGGATCGAGTAGTAGGCGTGTTGATCGCGGTGGACGACGTGGCCGACGTCGTGCAGGGTCGCGGCGAGCGCGATGATAACCGATTCGTCCGCCTCGTCCAAGCCCTGTTGGCGCGCGCCGTTGAAGTCGACGTTGCCGGCCTTCAGCAGGTCGTAGAGACACAGCGCCCGGTTGCGGACGATTTCGATGTGTTTCGAGCCGTGATCGTTGTACCGCATCCGATCGACCGCGTTGATGTTCTGGGCCTCGAGATAGGTGGTGATCTCCTCGTCCTCATCGATAAAGGCAAGAACGCGGTTCAGTTTCTCGTCGGGAAAGCTATGTTCCTCGTCGGGAGAGTAGACGCGGCGGGTCTCCTCTTCGGCGGCAGAATCGCTCATACTGGAACGTCGATGGCGGACTAAAAAAGCCCTGTGGCGACGGGGTTGGTCAGTCGGACGACGATCCGAGCGGTGGTCGACGCCGACTGCGATTGCGCGTCCGATCGCGATTCAAGCGAGTTCTTCGACGGCGGCCTCGACCTCGTCGTACTCGGGTTCGACGCCCGGGTCGTCGCTGACCCACGAGTAGGCGATCTCGCCGTCGCCGTCGACGACGAACACCGACCGCTTGGCGACGCCGTAGACGCCCAGATCGTCGAAGTCCATCTCGATGTCGTAGTCCTCGATGAGTTCCTTGTTGAGGTCGCTGATGAGACCGAACTCGAGGTCGTTCTGCGCGCGGAACTCGTTGAGCGTGAACGGCGAGTCGCGGCTGACGCCGTAGACCGTGGCGTCGAGGTCGTCGAAGGCGGCCAGGCGATCCTGGAACGTGCACATCTCTTCCGTACAGACGCTGGTGAACGCGCCCGGGAAGAAGGCGAGGACGACCGGCGCCTCGTCGTCGAGGCGTTCCGAGAGGGTGAACTCCTCGATGTCGCCGTTTGCGAGCGGTGCGGTGAAGTCGGGTGCGGCGTCTCCGGTAGCTGCCATCGTCGAAGCCTTACGTGCAAGCCGGAAAGACAGTTTCGTTCGCGGACGGAATTGGCGTGCGACTCCTCGCGAGCACTGCGTCCCCGAGTATTCCCCGAGTTCTCGGACGAATTACGTCGACCGGACGGTGAAATACCCCGGAATTTCGTGACGAATTTCGTTCTCAAACGGACTGTCGCGGCCGCTTGGTTACCTAAGTGGTCCAAAAAGGTTATAATTGCCAGCGGGTAAGCCACGCATAGAGATGGCAATCGAAACCGCACCGCTGTTCATCCCCGGCGGCATGGGGCCACCGGAGCTCGCGATTATCCTCATCATCGCGATTTTGCTCTTCGGAGCCAATAAGATCCCGAAGCTGGCTCGCTCGACCGGCGAGGCGATGGGTGAATTCCAGAAGGGGCGCGAAAAGGTCGAATCGGAACTCGAAGAGATGCGCGAATCCGGCGACTACGAGGGCGAAGAGGAGTTCAGTGAGGACGAGGACTTCGTCGACACGGAACCCGTCACCAATGAGGAGGACACGACCGCCGAAGCCGGCGCCGAAACCGAGACGGAAACCAACTGACATTCTTTTACGCCGGGGCGTGTGGCCTAGCGGATAGGGCAGGAGGTTCCTAACCTTCTGATCGCGGGTTCGAATCCCGCCACGCCCGCTCGCGACGAACGGACGTGAGGAGCGAGCGGGCCCGGAGATTCGAAGTAGAGAAGACGCGCACAGCGGAGCGAGCACGTCTTCGCGTGGTTCGAATCCCGCCACGCCCATGTGGGAGATCCTAACCGACGTGCGACATCAACCCCCTACTTGACCGTCGACACGCCGCACCAACATGTTGGGGAAATACGTACGATAGTGAGACACGTCGGCTGAACCATGAACGGTAGAGACGGTCTCCCAGTTGACACTGGACGTGAATCGTTCGTTCACGAACTGACGGTGCTACCGCGGGAACTCCAGCGCAGAAATCCGATTCTGTTCTGGACTGCGACAGGACATGCCGTCCTGTTACTGGGTTTTCTCGTCGGTCTCGCAGCGGATCCGAGAATCGTTAGTGGGGATCCTGTGTGGCTTAAGCCAGCGAAGTTCGCCGCCTCGATCGGACTGTTTACCGGAGTACTCGCGTGGCTTACGCCTCACTTATCGGTTTCGAGGAAGTTCCGTCGGCTGATTTCGTGGGGGATTGCGATCGCTGCTGTCATCGAGATCACGGCGATCGCCGGGCAAGCCGCTCGTGGCACTAGATCGCATTTCAACTACTCGACAACCTTCGACACGGCCGTCTATCTGACGATGGGCCTGGTGATCATTACGATGACGCTATTAGTTGCGTGGCTGTTCATTCGCGCGGCCCGAAACGGGTTCGACGTGCACCCGGCGTTCGCACTCGGAATCACGCTCGGTGGTGGATTATTCGTCACCGGCGCATTCGAAGGCGGGGTGATGATCGCGCTGAATACGAATACCGTCGGCACCGGATACACGCTACCGGTGGTGGGCTGGACGCTTGTCGGCGACTTCCGGGTGGCACACTTCGTCGGTCTTCACGCGTTGCAGGTGCTTCCGTTGGCTGGCTACCTGGCGGCGATCGCCGAGCAGCGGGGCCAAATCACCGATCCGAAACGGCTCGTTCGGCTCGTCGGGTGCATCTATGGAGGGACCTTGTTCGTGGCGTTCTTCCTCGCAATTGCGCCATTGGTCGCGTGATAGCGGGACACCCCCTGATTCAGCACCAATAGTCGGTTCCGAGAATAAATCCAGCGGACTGATGGCAGATACCGTCGGTGTGACGTTGCTATTGCAGGGCACTCGTATTCAGCGGTAGAACCGTACTGTGGGGATAACTCCGCCGAGAGTGCGGTAGTTATTGTGTCCCGAGGCGTTCAAGAAGGGATCGTGATAGCGAGGCCTCCGAATGATTAGCGCGAAGTTGCGGATACAACTCCCAGAAGGCCTCTGGGTCTCCCAGATTTCCAGAACGTTCCCTCGGGCGACGTTCAGACTCCTGTCAGGGTACCGGGTTGAGGACACGGCGCTGGAGCTCGGTGAAACGATCACCGATCAGCCGAAAGACGTTGTCACGGAGATATACGATCACCCCTCGATAGAAACCTACGAACTGCTGGAATCGGACGAGCGGCGCGCGCTCGTGAAATACGAGACGACGGATACTGCCCTGTACGACTTCGTTGAGACGTTATCGGTAACCATCGAGTTCCCGATTATCGTGCGTGACGGCTGGTACGAATTTGACCTGACGGGTACACGTGAAGAACTTGATCGACTCCAAGAGTTGCTGGACGCCTCACCGCTATCCTACGAACTCCTCTCACTCGTTCGGTCGCAGGAAGCGGACAACCTATTGACCGACCGCCAGCGGGAAGTCCTCGAAACGGCGGTTCGAGCGGGATATTTCGAGATTCCTCGGGAATGTACACTCTCGGAACTGGCCGACTCGCTCGAGATCGACAAATCGACAGCGAGCACCATCCTTCGTCGAGGTGAAGCACGGCTCATCAAGTCGTTCGTCAGCGGTCCC
It includes:
- a CDS encoding succinate dehydrogenase/fumarate reductase iron-sulfur subunit; translation: MSTQQAEPESQEAPKDPEMRGAESPVDEKEKEGGMIDQTAADESELEGETVHIKVFRYDPEVEGKQEPRFDDFHVPFEKGMTVLDAVMYARDEYDSSLTFRHSCRQAVCGSDAFFVNGKQRLGCKTQIADLEQPVRIEPLPHQEVVKDLVVDMDHFYDQMHTVEPYFQDEDTPAADDLEEQRQSPENREKIKMSSRCIWCGACMSSCNIAAGDNEYLGPAAINKAYKFAMDDREGEEIKEHRLRILEQEHGVWRCQTQFSCTEVCPKDIPLTEHIQELKREAVKKNLKFW
- a CDS encoding FAD-binding protein, translated to MYEHDVIVVGAGGAGLRAAIAAHEAGADTAIVSKLHPVRSHTGAAEGGINAALQEGDDWELHAYDTMKGSDYLGDAPAVETLAKNAPEETMNLEHWGMPFSREEDGRVSQRPFGGLSYPRTTYAGAETGHHLLHTMYEQVVKRGIQVYDEWYVMDLATTDESDPKDRECHGIVAYDVQSGKVEGFKANNGVVLATGGPGQAFDHTTNAVSCTGDGHAMAYRAGAPLEDMEFIQFHPTSLPSTGVLISEGVRGEGGILYNSEGERFMFEHGYANNSGELASRDVVARAELTEVQEGRGVDDEYVHLDMRHLGEERIMDRLENILHLAEDFEGVDGLVEPMPVKPGQHYAMGGIEVDEDGQTCVSGLYAAGECACVSVHGGNRLGGNALPELIVFGKRAGRHAAGEDLGEPEIRTGYGDDVEDETETELPVQPGEAGLDTTGGVAADGGVTADAEGLLERAVEQQRERVDTLMDRDSGVQHAEIRQKLQNAMTDYVNVFRTEDGVKKALEIIRECREEYQNVYVDDPSRTFNTDLQQTIETRNLIDVAESIALGALVRDEFRGAHWRQEHQERKDEEWLKHTLISWNNGDPDIFYRPVILEGENKTYEPKERSY
- a CDS encoding XapX domain-containing protein, with translation MSTPITVLALLTGLLTGALFRFLNIPIPAPPELPGIMGIIGIYIGYKVIGYAGVSIDLFDALGL
- a CDS encoding helix-turn-helix domain-containing protein — its product is MTASATTDLDVSMPTDLDSARAKLVYLYLAAGGGATADDLCADLAIKKGTVLSITGTLRDRGLLKRRDGRYELA
- a CDS encoding HD domain-containing protein, producing MSDSAAEEETRRVYSPDEEHSFPDEKLNRVLAFIDEDEEITTYLEAQNINAVDRMRYNDHGSKHIEIVRNRALCLYDLLKAGNVDFNGARQQGLDEADESVIIALAATLHDVGHVVHRDQHAYYSIPLAADILDRILPEFYDVAESVRMKGEILHAILCHHRSETPLTTEAGVIRVADALDMESGRSRIPYEHGGRGINTLSSQAISRVSLQQGDSSPVLVEIAMTNAAGVYQVDNLLKAKLEGSGLEDEIRIVAVNTNETREQLVERIEL
- a CDS encoding redoxin domain-containing protein gives rise to the protein MAATGDAAPDFTAPLANGDIEEFTLSERLDDEAPVVLAFFPGAFTSVCTEEMCTFQDRLAAFDDLDATVYGVSRDSPFTLNEFRAQNDLEFGLISDLNKELIEDYDIEMDFDDLGVYGVAKRSVFVVDGDGEIAYSWVSDDPGVEPEYDEVEAAVEELA
- the tatA gene encoding twin-arginine translocase TatA/TatE family subunit, whose protein sequence is MAIETAPLFIPGGMGPPELAIILIIAILLFGANKIPKLARSTGEAMGEFQKGREKVESELEEMRESGDYEGEEEFSEDEDFVDTEPVTNEEDTTAEAGAETETETN
- a CDS encoding helix-turn-helix domain-containing protein; the protein is MISAKLRIQLPEGLWVSQISRTFPRATFRLLSGYRVEDTALELGETITDQPKDVVTEIYDHPSIETYELLESDERRALVKYETTDTALYDFVETLSVTIEFPIIVRDGWYEFDLTGTREELDRLQELLDASPLSYELLSLVRSQEADNLLTDRQREVLETAVRAGYFEIPRECTLSELADSLEIDKSTASTILRRGEARLIKSFVSGPD